In the genome of Massilia sp. PAMC28688, one region contains:
- a CDS encoding response regulator, with protein sequence MSAISKPAGPAAGVDWRTSDFGDDAGWPHTLRLSMDILLGSPFPMLLVWGERRIVAYNSAYAELAGPHHPPAPGGRVPSVSPAPMAVAAEGFRRAAGGEALQLPRQRLTFLRANGPQQLDCDLHLTPLTDDSGAVAGVLCAVAPCAERQLAPPPVGLRVLVVEDNLDSQYLVCEMIKAFGHEADGVAHAEGALDMLAKHSYNVLFSDVSLPGMSGVDLARQALRNSPDMKVIFASGYGEAMLRHVEFPFQSLQKPYEIEQLQSSLDRIAAHGQG encoded by the coding sequence ATGTCCGCAATAAGTAAGCCTGCCGGCCCCGCTGCCGGCGTGGACTGGCGTACCAGCGATTTTGGCGACGACGCCGGCTGGCCGCATACCCTCAGACTGAGCATGGATATCCTGCTCGGCAGCCCCTTTCCCATGCTGCTGGTATGGGGCGAGCGCCGTATTGTTGCCTATAACAGCGCCTATGCCGAACTGGCAGGTCCCCACCACCCGCCCGCGCCCGGTGGCCGCGTCCCATCGGTCAGCCCGGCGCCGATGGCTGTGGCTGCCGAAGGCTTTCGCCGCGCCGCCGGCGGCGAAGCGCTGCAGCTGCCGCGCCAGCGCCTGACCTTCCTGCGCGCCAATGGCCCGCAACAGCTTGACTGCGACCTGCACCTGACCCCGCTGACCGACGACAGCGGCGCGGTGGCCGGGGTCCTGTGCGCGGTCGCACCCTGCGCGGAACGCCAGCTGGCCCCGCCTCCGGTCGGCCTGCGTGTGCTGGTGGTGGAAGACAATCTCGATTCGCAATACCTGGTATGCGAAATGATCAAGGCCTTCGGCCATGAGGCCGACGGCGTGGCCCATGCCGAGGGCGCGCTCGACATGCTGGCAAAGCACTCCTACAACGTGCTGTTTTCGGACGTGAGCCTGCCCGGCATGTCGGGCGTGGACCTGGCGCGCCAGGCGCTGCGCAACAGTCCGGACATGAAAGTGATCTTCGCCTCCGGCTATGGCGAAGCCATGCTGCGACACGTGGAATTTCCGTTCCAGTCCCTGCAAAAGCCGTACGAAATTGAACAGCTACAGAGCTCGCTCGATCGCATTGCCGCCCATGGCCAGGGATAA
- a CDS encoding response regulator, with translation MPKIVKPKILVVNDDAASLLALTSLLDQWAEASGYDVIAARSGQQALRQVLLHDFAVILLDVNMPGMDGFETAEAIHQRARSADIPIIFVTAFLADEIDRLKAYQRGAADFLFTPVIPQILHAKVQVFVALATKNEELKLQAAKLSQRTTELTATNKRLTLEMEERQAAERKSHAKDEFLAMLGHELRNPLSAISSAAALIGLQGAPAETVARAKQIIQRQSQHLSRIVDDLLDLSRAMSGKILLARQPTELSGLVSACLDTFKATGRTLQYTLNMDAPPAWVDGDPTRLEQIATNLIDNALKYTPPGGAISIDVSEHGDDVILSVRDTGVGIAEDLLPHVFDVFVQATTTLDRSLGGLGIGLALVRRLVELHGGTVSATSDGAGAGSTFSIRLPRATATAAPQKNLVALPDTGKPSVLLIEDNDDGREMMATMLTACGFPIEHAADGLQGVQKALDHHPDVALVDIGLPGIDGYEVARRLRQDDSTRNIKLIALTGYGLAEDQRRVMEAGFDLHLVKPVDINALLEAIAQCAGLPTA, from the coding sequence GTGCCAAAAATTGTAAAACCGAAAATCCTGGTGGTGAACGACGATGCGGCAAGCTTGCTCGCATTGACCAGCCTGCTCGACCAATGGGCGGAAGCGTCGGGATACGACGTCATTGCGGCCCGTTCTGGGCAGCAGGCGCTGCGCCAGGTGCTGCTGCATGACTTCGCCGTCATTTTGCTCGACGTGAACATGCCAGGCATGGATGGCTTTGAAACGGCGGAAGCGATCCACCAGCGCGCCCGCTCGGCCGATATTCCCATCATCTTTGTGACCGCCTTCCTGGCCGATGAGATCGACCGGCTCAAGGCTTACCAGCGCGGCGCTGCCGATTTCCTGTTCACCCCCGTCATTCCACAGATTCTGCATGCCAAGGTGCAGGTATTCGTGGCGCTGGCCACCAAGAATGAGGAACTGAAACTCCAGGCCGCCAAGCTGAGCCAGCGCACGACCGAACTGACCGCCACCAACAAGCGCCTCACGCTTGAAATGGAAGAGCGCCAGGCGGCTGAACGCAAGAGCCACGCCAAGGATGAATTCCTGGCCATGCTGGGCCACGAACTGCGCAACCCGCTCAGCGCCATCAGCAGCGCTGCCGCCCTGATTGGCCTGCAGGGTGCGCCGGCCGAGACGGTCGCGCGTGCCAAGCAGATCATCCAGCGCCAGAGCCAGCACTTGTCGCGCATCGTCGACGACCTGCTCGACTTGTCGCGCGCTATGTCTGGCAAGATATTGCTGGCGCGCCAGCCCACTGAATTGTCGGGTCTGGTATCAGCCTGCCTCGACACCTTCAAGGCCACGGGCCGCACCTTGCAGTACACCTTGAACATGGACGCGCCGCCGGCCTGGGTCGATGGCGATCCGACCCGGCTGGAGCAGATTGCGACCAACCTGATTGACAACGCCCTCAAGTACACCCCGCCCGGGGGCGCCATCAGCATCGATGTCAGCGAACACGGCGACGATGTCATCCTCAGCGTGCGCGACACCGGCGTGGGCATTGCCGAAGATTTGCTGCCCCACGTCTTTGACGTGTTTGTCCAGGCCACCACCACGCTCGACCGCTCGCTGGGCGGCCTGGGCATTGGCCTGGCCCTGGTGCGCCGCCTGGTGGAACTGCACGGTGGCACCGTCAGCGCCACCAGCGATGGCGCCGGGGCCGGCAGCACGTTTTCCATCCGCCTTCCGCGCGCCACGGCCACGGCCGCGCCCCAGAAGAACCTGGTCGCCCTGCCCGATACCGGCAAGCCCAGCGTCCTGCTCATTGAAGACAATGATGATGGCCGCGAAATGATGGCCACCATGCTGACCGCGTGCGGCTTTCCCATCGAGCATGCTGCCGACGGCCTGCAGGGCGTGCAAAAAGCCCTGGATCACCACCCCGACGTGGCCCTGGTGGACATTGGCTTGCCCGGCATTGACGGCTACGAAGTGGCGCGCCGCCTGCGCCAGGACGACAGCACCCGCAACATCAAGCTCATCGCGCTCACCGGCTATGGCCTGGCAGAGGACCAGCGCCGGGTGATGGAAGCGGGCTTTGACCTGCACCTGGTCAAGCCGGTGGACATCAATGCCCTGCTCGAAGCCATTGCCCAGTGCGCAGGGCTGCCGACCGCATAG
- a CDS encoding NAD(P)/FAD-dependent oxidoreductase: protein MQGNIVIVGGGAGGLELACKLGRRLGPGKVTLVDSRLTHIWKPSLHEVAAGTLDLHQEGLSYQMLAHDNGFSFVYGALSALDAAGKRITVSAVLDAGGEQVLPERQLGYASLVIAVGSTSNHFGVPGAREYSISLNAPEDAERFRLGLLKQLARAESRRAEGEQAVVNVVIIGAGATGVELAAELREASSVYTSYGFQHLNPARDVRLTLLEGAPRILAPLPERVSAAAHKLLEERGVTVVTACRVTQIEPHQVTDKEGNVYPSSLCVWAAGIKAPPFLAELGLPVNKGGQIEVDGQLRVKGMANIFAFGDCAACIDKDGEAVPPRAQAAHQQADYLLTRFVRLARGKPAPEQAYDYVDYGSLVSFGHRSSVGSLMGSLKGISFFVDGFFARMMYASLHLMHHAAVLGPVRTAVLAIARFLIRRSKPLVKLH from the coding sequence GTGCAAGGCAATATCGTGATTGTGGGAGGAGGAGCAGGCGGCCTGGAGCTGGCCTGCAAGCTTGGTCGCAGGCTGGGGCCGGGCAAGGTGACGCTGGTGGACAGCCGGCTCACGCACATCTGGAAACCATCGCTGCACGAGGTGGCCGCCGGCACCCTGGACCTGCACCAGGAAGGCCTGTCGTATCAGATGCTGGCCCACGACAATGGCTTTTCCTTTGTCTACGGCGCCCTGAGCGCACTGGATGCGGCAGGAAAGCGCATTACCGTCAGCGCCGTGCTGGACGCCGGAGGCGAGCAGGTGCTGCCCGAGCGCCAGTTAGGCTATGCCTCGCTTGTCATCGCGGTGGGCTCCACGTCCAATCACTTCGGCGTCCCCGGGGCGCGCGAGTATTCGATTTCTCTCAATGCGCCGGAAGACGCAGAACGTTTCCGCCTGGGCCTGCTCAAGCAACTGGCGCGTGCCGAAAGCCGGCGGGCCGAGGGCGAACAAGCGGTGGTCAATGTCGTCATCATCGGTGCCGGCGCCACGGGCGTGGAATTGGCGGCCGAACTGCGCGAAGCGAGCAGTGTCTACACCTCGTATGGCTTCCAGCATCTCAATCCTGCGCGCGACGTGCGCCTGACGCTGCTCGAAGGGGCGCCGCGCATCCTGGCGCCGCTGCCAGAGCGGGTGTCGGCGGCGGCCCACAAACTGCTCGAAGAGCGCGGCGTGACCGTGGTCACCGCATGCCGCGTGACGCAGATCGAGCCGCACCAGGTCACCGACAAGGAGGGCAATGTCTATCCGTCCAGCCTGTGCGTGTGGGCGGCAGGCATCAAGGCGCCGCCTTTTCTTGCCGAGCTGGGCCTGCCGGTGAACAAGGGCGGTCAGATCGAGGTCGACGGGCAGCTGCGCGTCAAGGGCATGGCCAATATCTTTGCCTTTGGCGATTGCGCCGCCTGCATCGACAAGGATGGCGAAGCGGTGCCGCCGCGGGCCCAGGCCGCGCACCAGCAAGCCGATTACCTGCTCACCCGTTTCGTGCGCCTGGCCCGCGGCAAGCCGGCGCCGGAGCAGGCTTATGACTACGTCGATTATGGTTCGCTGGTGTCGTTTGGCCACCGCAGTTCGGTCGGCAGCCTGATGGGTTCACTGAAAGGCATCAGCTTCTTTGTCGATGGCTTTTTTGCGCGCATGATGTATGCCAGCCTGCACCTGATGCATCACGCCGCCGTGCTCGGCCCTGTGCGGACCGCCGTGCTGGCCATTGCACGCTTTCTGATCCGGCGCAGCAAGCCGCTGGTCAAGCTGCACTGA
- a CDS encoding diguanylate cyclase domain-containing protein, whose amino-acid sequence MPSREDILNAKILVVDDSSDNVELMEEILREEGYTCVSSTMLPEQVCPLHRQHCYDLILLDLQMPGLNGFQVMKGLKEIEHGGYLPVLALTAQPSFKIAALEAGARDFISKPFDLLEVHKRIHNMLEVRLLYKELAQYSKTQQALALHDALTGLPNRRLLEDRIETTLQHASRNHHKAAIMYLDLDGFKAINDTYGHSYGDEVLKIVSQRLVAASRKEDTVARLGGDEFMVVLTEVHSLADAQGPAAKLVEAVSEPFFINDLTLRLSTSIGISIYPDDAETVESLISIADYALYEAKRGGKNRFCATSAQPAPPPAVEKKVNLQPH is encoded by the coding sequence ATGCCAAGCCGAGAAGACATCCTTAACGCTAAGATCCTGGTGGTCGACGACTCTTCCGACAATGTGGAATTGATGGAAGAGATCCTGCGCGAAGAGGGTTATACCTGCGTCAGTTCCACCATGCTGCCGGAACAGGTATGCCCGCTCCATCGCCAGCACTGTTACGACCTGATTCTGCTTGACTTGCAGATGCCGGGCCTGAACGGCTTCCAGGTGATGAAGGGGCTCAAGGAAATCGAACACGGCGGTTACCTGCCCGTGCTGGCCCTGACCGCCCAGCCCAGCTTCAAGATTGCCGCGCTCGAAGCCGGTGCGCGCGACTTCATCAGCAAGCCTTTCGACCTGCTCGAAGTGCACAAACGCATACACAACATGCTCGAAGTGCGGCTCCTGTACAAGGAACTGGCGCAGTACAGCAAGACCCAGCAGGCCCTCGCGCTGCACGATGCGCTCACCGGCCTGCCCAACCGGCGCCTGCTGGAAGACCGCATCGAGACCACGCTGCAGCACGCGAGCCGCAATCATCACAAGGCCGCCATCATGTACCTGGACCTGGACGGGTTCAAGGCCATCAATGACACTTATGGCCACTCGTACGGTGACGAAGTGCTCAAGATCGTCTCGCAGCGCCTGGTCGCGGCATCGCGCAAGGAAGATACCGTGGCACGCCTGGGCGGCGACGAATTCATGGTCGTGCTGACGGAAGTGCACAGCCTGGCCGATGCACAAGGGCCGGCCGCCAAGCTGGTCGAAGCGGTGTCGGAACCGTTCTTCATCAATGACCTGACACTGCGCCTGTCAACCAGTATCGGCATCAGCATCTACCCTGACGACGCGGAAACGGTGGAGTCGCTCATCAGCATTGCCGACTATGCGCTCTACGAAGCCAAGCGCGGCGGCAAGAATCGCTTTTGCGCCACGTCGGCCCAGCCTGCGCCGCCCCCGGCTGTCGAAAAAAAAGTTAACCTCCAGCCACACTAG
- a CDS encoding 5-methyltetrahydropteroyltriglutamate--homocysteine methyltransferase, which produces MMIPTEPIGSIPRPPELSAAANQDTAAGAQLDAMYEAAVRDTVARFEATGSPVITDGEQRKYHNFWTYCVHGAPNTAPDGFQIPFAAGHMRRMPRLTSGPFRYQRYADEYLVMAQRFTTLPIKQAVISPSALSLMYPTEGLPDYPREQFLTDLLAEHEREVRRCLDQGASKVQIDFTEGRLAMRLDPSGRLLNSFIELNNLALSRFSPREQARIGVHTCPGGDRDSTHSADVDYAELLPSLFELKAGNFYIALAGERDPVRVLQIIAQYAKPWQRIFVGVINPIDPRIETAQEVCERVLQAARYIPPAQLGTTDDCGFSPFCDDDSTTRETAFAKIRARVEGTAMAARILEQAS; this is translated from the coding sequence ATGATGATCCCAACTGAACCCATTGGTAGCATCCCGCGTCCGCCCGAGCTGTCTGCTGCAGCCAACCAGGACACCGCCGCCGGCGCCCAGCTCGACGCCATGTACGAGGCAGCCGTGCGCGATACCGTGGCCCGGTTCGAAGCCACCGGCTCGCCGGTGATCACCGATGGCGAACAGCGCAAGTATCATAATTTCTGGACCTACTGCGTGCACGGGGCGCCCAACACGGCGCCGGACGGCTTCCAGATTCCCTTCGCCGCCGGCCACATGCGCCGCATGCCGCGCCTGACCAGCGGACCGTTCCGCTACCAGCGCTATGCCGACGAATACCTGGTCATGGCCCAGCGCTTCACGACGCTGCCGATCAAGCAGGCCGTCATTTCGCCGTCGGCGCTCTCGCTCATGTATCCCACCGAGGGCTTGCCGGATTATCCGCGCGAACAGTTTCTCACCGACCTGCTGGCCGAACACGAGCGCGAAGTGCGGCGCTGCCTCGATCAGGGCGCGAGCAAGGTGCAGATCGATTTCACCGAAGGGCGCCTGGCCATGCGGCTGGACCCGAGCGGTCGCCTGCTCAACAGCTTTATCGAACTGAACAACCTGGCGCTGTCGCGCTTCAGCCCGCGCGAGCAGGCCCGCATCGGCGTGCATACCTGCCCCGGCGGCGACCGTGATTCCACCCACAGTGCCGATGTCGATTATGCGGAGCTGCTGCCCAGCCTGTTTGAACTCAAGGCCGGCAATTTCTATATCGCGCTGGCCGGCGAGCGCGATCCGGTACGGGTGCTGCAGATCATCGCGCAATATGCCAAGCCGTGGCAGCGCATCTTCGTGGGCGTCATCAATCCGATCGACCCGCGCATTGAAACGGCGCAGGAAGTGTGCGAGCGGGTGCTGCAGGCAGCGCGGTATATTCCGCCGGCGCAGCTGGGCACGACCGACGACTGCGGCTTTTCGCCCTTCTGCGACGATGACTCGACCACCCGCGAGACGGCCTTTGCCAAGATCCGCGCCCGCGTCGAAGGTACCGCCATGGCCGCGCGCATCCTGGAACAAGCCTCATGA
- a CDS encoding ATP-binding protein — MSDDLDELELMRSAALRNANSVLVARQRAQQELMEARDELRRANTRMEAMLESLTDGFCAVDHDWRITYINGRALELLTARHRTSADLMGNAIWDVFPELRGGRMETECQRAVAEQQTVSFEFYYPPLRCWFDLRAYPSAEGLTMYFQDITRRKEDEQALVDGNNRLQVALSAGRLGDWRWDAATDRVTLGARAAEIFRLPPETALPWNDLRERLHRSDRDAVRADFLHSFTERADLNIECRIDVPDGTPVWIGVVGRADYDRDGAVSGMTGVVQDISTRKSAEDTLRESEEVLRALANSIPQLAWMAQSDGAIVWFNKRWYEYTGTRPEQVVGWGWQSTHDPDVLPQMLQRWHESLRTGDPFEMEYPIRGADGEYRWFLTRVNAVRDRLGHVVRWFGTNTDVDQVKRVQQALREESNVLELLNTTGNALASQRDLRSLLQTVTDAATGVSGARFGALFYHGKDADGDLFTLYTLSGAAPPEFTRFGYPGATALFGPSLRGEGVVRSDDINLDPRYAQAEPFFLAADGQPAVRSYLAVPVVARSGEVLGSLFFGHPEAGIFTGRTERIVGGIAAQAAVAIDNTRLYEAAQRAAEERKVLLESERSARAEAERTSQMKDEFLATLSHELRTPLSAILGWAQVLRRGSRDQADLQKGLQTIERNARAQAQLIEDLLDMSRITSGKVMLDMQTVSPSTFIDAAIETVRPAADAKNIRLEKIYDPAVDTIAGDPARLQQVIWNLLSNAIKFTPRDGLVRVMTAAIAGQVAITVQDSGVGIKPEFKAHVFERFRQGDASTTRKHGGLGLGLSIVKHLIEQHGGTVRVDSEGEEQGASFTIELPATSRQMLPVRADRTPSLPPSPQASDLQLRDLKDLDVLVVDDEADARELINRILSDCHASVRTAASAEQALAAIREKMPQVIVSDLGMPDVDGFELMARIRALGTAYARLPAVALTAFARSEDRLRALEAGFRTHISKPVEPSELIATVAAMAGKS, encoded by the coding sequence ATGAGCGACGACCTCGACGAACTCGAACTGATGCGCTCCGCGGCCCTGCGCAATGCCAACAGCGTGCTGGTGGCGCGCCAGCGCGCCCAGCAGGAGCTGATGGAGGCGCGCGATGAGCTGCGCCGCGCCAACACCCGCATGGAGGCCATGCTCGAGAGCCTGACCGACGGCTTTTGCGCGGTCGACCACGACTGGCGCATCACCTACATCAACGGGCGGGCGCTGGAACTGCTCACGGCGCGCCACCGCACCAGTGCCGACTTGATGGGCAACGCGATCTGGGATGTGTTCCCCGAACTGCGCGGCGGCCGCATGGAAACGGAGTGCCAGCGCGCCGTGGCGGAGCAGCAGACCGTCAGTTTCGAGTTTTACTATCCGCCCCTGCGCTGCTGGTTCGACCTGCGCGCCTATCCGTCCGCGGAAGGCCTGACCATGTATTTTCAGGACATCACGCGGCGCAAGGAAGACGAACAGGCGCTGGTGGACGGCAACAACCGCCTGCAGGTGGCGCTGTCGGCAGGCCGCCTGGGCGACTGGCGCTGGGATGCCGCCACCGACCGTGTGACGCTCGGCGCGCGCGCCGCCGAAATCTTCCGCCTGCCGCCGGAAACGGCCCTGCCCTGGAACGATCTGCGCGAGCGCCTGCATCGCAGCGACCGCGACGCCGTGCGCGCCGACTTCCTGCATTCGTTTACCGAGCGCGCGGACCTCAATATCGAGTGCCGCATCGACGTCCCGGACGGCACGCCGGTCTGGATCGGCGTGGTGGGCCGCGCCGATTATGACCGCGACGGCGCCGTATCGGGCATGACCGGGGTGGTCCAGGACATCAGCACGCGCAAAAGTGCGGAAGACACGCTGCGCGAAAGCGAAGAAGTGTTGCGTGCCCTGGCCAATTCCATCCCCCAGCTGGCCTGGATGGCGCAGTCCGACGGCGCCATTGTGTGGTTCAACAAGCGCTGGTACGAATACACGGGCACTCGGCCCGAGCAGGTGGTGGGCTGGGGCTGGCAGAGCACGCATGACCCGGACGTGCTGCCGCAGATGCTGCAGCGCTGGCACGAATCGCTGCGCACCGGCGACCCGTTCGAGATGGAGTATCCGATCCGCGGCGCCGATGGCGAGTATCGCTGGTTCCTCACCCGGGTCAATGCAGTGCGCGACCGCCTCGGGCACGTGGTACGCTGGTTCGGCACCAATACCGACGTTGACCAGGTCAAGCGCGTGCAGCAGGCCCTGCGCGAAGAATCGAATGTGCTCGAACTGCTCAATACCACCGGCAACGCCCTGGCCTCCCAGCGCGATTTGCGGTCGCTGCTGCAAACCGTCACCGATGCCGCCACCGGCGTCAGCGGCGCGCGCTTCGGCGCCCTGTTCTATCACGGCAAGGACGCCGATGGCGACCTGTTTACGCTGTACACCTTAAGTGGCGCGGCGCCGCCGGAGTTCACCCGCTTTGGCTACCCGGGCGCCACCGCGCTGTTCGGCCCCAGCCTGCGCGGCGAGGGCGTGGTGCGCTCGGACGACATCAACCTTGACCCGCGCTACGCTCAGGCCGAACCCTTCTTTCTCGCTGCCGACGGCCAGCCCGCCGTGCGCAGCTATCTGGCGGTACCGGTGGTGGCGCGCTCGGGCGAAGTGCTGGGCAGCCTGTTTTTTGGCCACCCGGAGGCCGGCATCTTCACCGGCCGCACCGAGCGCATCGTGGGCGGCATCGCGGCCCAGGCGGCGGTGGCAATCGACAACACGCGTCTGTACGAAGCGGCCCAGCGCGCTGCCGAAGAGCGCAAGGTACTGCTCGAGAGCGAGCGTTCAGCGCGCGCCGAGGCCGAGCGCACCAGCCAGATGAAGGATGAATTCCTGGCCACGCTGTCACACGAATTACGCACCCCCCTGTCGGCCATCCTGGGCTGGGCCCAGGTGCTGCGGCGCGGCAGCCGCGACCAGGCGGACTTGCAAAAAGGCTTGCAGACCATCGAGCGCAATGCCCGCGCACAGGCACAGCTGATCGAAGACTTGCTCGACATGAGCCGCATCACATCGGGCAAGGTCATGCTCGACATGCAGACGGTATCGCCATCGACCTTCATTGATGCGGCCATCGAAACGGTGCGGCCGGCGGCCGACGCCAAGAATATCCGCCTTGAAAAAATCTACGACCCGGCGGTCGATACCATTGCCGGCGACCCGGCGCGCCTGCAGCAGGTGATCTGGAACCTGCTCTCGAACGCCATCAAGTTCACGCCGCGCGATGGGCTGGTGCGCGTGATGACGGCTGCCATTGCCGGCCAGGTGGCCATTACGGTGCAAGATAGCGGCGTGGGCATCAAGCCGGAATTCAAGGCGCACGTGTTCGAGCGCTTCCGCCAGGGCGATGCCTCCACCACGCGCAAGCATGGCGGGCTTGGTCTGGGCCTGTCCATCGTCAAGCACCTGATCGAGCAGCACGGCGGCACGGTGCGGGTCGACAGTGAGGGCGAGGAACAGGGCGCCAGCTTTACCATCGAGCTGCCCGCCACCAGCCGCCAGATGCTGCCGGTGCGCGCCGACCGCACGCCCTCGTTGCCGCCGTCGCCGCAGGCGTCCGACCTGCAGCTGCGCGACCTGAAGGACCTCGACGTGCTGGTGGTGGATGACGAAGCCGATGCGCGCGAGCTGATCAATCGCATCCTGTCGGACTGCCATGCGTCCGTGCGCACGGCAGCCAGTGCCGAACAGGCCCTGGCAGCGATCCGGGAAAAAATGCCGCAAGTGATAGTGAGCGACCTGGGCATGCCCGATGTGGACGGCTTTGAACTGATGGCGCGCATCCGGGCGCTGGGCACGGCCTACGCGCGCCTGCCGGCAGTGGCCCTGACTGCCTTTGCGCGCTCCGAAGACCGGCTGCGCGCGCTGGAAGCGGGCTTTCGGACCCACATCTCCAAACCGGTGGAGCCCAGCGAACTGATAGCAACGGTGGCAGCGATGGCTGGGAAGTCATAG
- a CDS encoding YfiR family protein: MSHGASAPTSSLPRQGRRRLVLLAAAASLLGSAVLAAPAGTAPERKVKAAFLYKFLGYTEFPATAFADAAAPVVIGVVDAEGVAAELSRIVVGRTVQGRPIAVKAFREQEAPAGVHLLFVGGSDSARVRSVIKAAQPAPMLVVTEAENGLRQGSVINFKIVDARVRFDISLEAADKHSVKLSSRLLTVASHVHKGTP, encoded by the coding sequence TTGAGTCATGGTGCCAGCGCCCCTACGTCATCACTGCCGCGCCAGGGTCGCCGCCGGCTGGTGTTGCTGGCCGCTGCCGCGAGCCTGCTCGGCAGCGCGGTCCTGGCCGCGCCGGCGGGAACGGCGCCGGAACGCAAGGTCAAGGCTGCCTTTCTCTACAAGTTTCTCGGTTACACAGAATTTCCCGCAACCGCCTTTGCTGATGCGGCCGCGCCCGTTGTCATCGGCGTGGTCGATGCCGAAGGCGTCGCCGCCGAGCTGAGCCGGATTGTTGTCGGCCGCACCGTGCAGGGCCGCCCCATCGCCGTCAAGGCCTTCCGCGAGCAGGAAGCGCCGGCCGGCGTGCATCTGCTGTTCGTGGGCGGCAGCGACAGCGCGCGGGTGCGCAGCGTCATCAAGGCCGCGCAGCCGGCGCCCATGCTGGTGGTGACGGAGGCGGAAAACGGCCTGCGCCAGGGCAGTGTGATCAATTTCAAGATCGTCGATGCGCGCGTGCGCTTTGACATTTCACTTGAAGCGGCCGACAAGCATAGCGTCAAGCTCAGCTCCCGGCTGCTCACCGTTGCCAGCCACGTGCACAAGGGAACACCGTGA
- a CDS encoding sensor histidine kinase → MSTPAPEQFDAEIERRVAERTADLSELLGHMVTCWDDERRQLARKLHDSLGSSMTALTMHLSLLTQQMPQEKVLQNRTAQMKTLLMNIINTNRDMQLAIWNDKLEFLGVKAALTELVSEFGAEHNIVARVSLPEEDAGYPREHGVALLRTVEEGLRNVLAHAQASEVDVVLDDNDEEIMLTVRDNGVGPGNYDRKARDCHGLRLLRERAQYLGGSLSVSPLPGRGTALAIILPREQQEAPADTPG, encoded by the coding sequence ATGAGTACACCGGCACCCGAACAATTTGACGCGGAAATTGAACGCCGCGTGGCGGAACGTACTGCCGACCTTTCCGAACTGCTCGGCCATATGGTGACGTGCTGGGACGACGAACGCCGCCAGCTCGCGCGCAAGCTGCATGACAGTCTCGGCTCGTCCATGACGGCATTGACCATGCACCTGTCCCTGCTCACCCAGCAAATGCCGCAGGAAAAAGTTCTGCAAAACCGCACGGCCCAGATGAAGACGCTGTTGATGAACATCATCAACACCAACCGCGACATGCAGCTCGCCATCTGGAACGACAAGCTTGAGTTCCTCGGGGTAAAAGCGGCGCTGACCGAGCTGGTCAGCGAATTTGGGGCCGAACACAACATCGTTGCCCGTGTCAGCCTGCCTGAAGAAGATGCCGGCTATCCCCGCGAACATGGCGTGGCCTTGCTGCGCACGGTGGAGGAAGGGCTGCGCAATGTGCTGGCCCATGCCCAGGCAAGCGAGGTTGATGTGGTGCTGGACGACAATGATGAAGAAATCATGCTCACCGTGCGCGACAACGGCGTGGGCCCGGGCAACTACGACCGCAAGGCGCGTGACTGCCATGGCCTGCGCCTGCTGCGCGAACGCGCCCAGTACCTGGGCGGCAGCCTGTCGGTCAGCCCCCTGCCCGGCCGTGGGACCGCGCTGGCCATCATCTTGCCGCGCGAACAGCAGGAAGCGCCCGCAGACACGCCCGGCTGA